A genome region from Megalobrama amblycephala isolate DHTTF-2021 linkage group LG18, ASM1881202v1, whole genome shotgun sequence includes the following:
- the il7r gene encoding interleukin-7 receptor subunit alpha — protein sequence MAGVLWILFVVFCPLVLSESGDDDWSEKEVTCTSTLTLKQSNLTCLLNDEPIEEVKFAKLCQQIEKVMCKNATLGPQYFTFEDLAIISHYKLEVHVGDVDIVKDINLQKIVKIPAPEIKLATYMEDTEEVFIWFEHSHEYVSNPDFQVEIWGDKIVKAKPIVTQIKYRNFSISKDRLGGDGVYYTHVRAKPVNYFEGDWSEWSSTANFTIKTNSTELPKVNSLSSLLITTGFSVCLVLIILGALLWRTHIKGCITPNIPHPKATLAQMHRAREGLPFTFSPEIFSDVFIHRVDYVDEKPSDPELEDSLDECCYSQTSSSNASVSEMDMNAEERLPKEQSHLKIRLLDESDLSKGRENSGFQGVTASQRECKDEAYVTMSSLFKTQ from the exons ATGGCGGGTGTTTTATGGATTCTCTTTGTTGTTTTCTGTCCTTTGGTTCTGTCTGAGAGTGGAGATGATG ATTGGTCTGAGAAAGAAGTGACCTGCACTTCCACTTTGACCCTCAAACAGAGTAACCTCACCTGTTTGCTAAATGATGAACCCATTGAGGAGGTCAAATTCGCAAAACTCTG CCAACAAATTGAAAAGGTAATGTGTAAAAATGCTACTTTAGGACCACAATACTTTACTTTTGAGGATTTGGCGATTATTAGTCATTACAAGCTTGAAGTACACGTGGGAGATGTGGACATTGTAAAAGACATTAACCTGCAAAAAATTG TCAAAATCCCAGCTCCTGAAATAAAGCTTGCCACTTACATGGAAGACACAGAAGAAGTTTTCATATGGTTTGAACACAGTCATGAATATGTTTCCAACCCTGACTTTCAAGTGGAAATATGGGGGGACAAAATTGTAAAGGCAAAG CCCATCGTCACTCAAATTAAGTATAGGAACTTCAGTATCAGCAAGGACAGACTTGGTGGAGATGGTGTTTACTACACACATGTTAGAGCAAAACCTGTAAATTATTTTGAGGGCGACTGGAGTGAGTGGAGTTCAACTGCCAATTTCACTATAAAAA CAAACAGTACTGAACTTCCAAAGGTCAATTCACTATCATCGCTTCTCATCACCACCGGCTTCTCTGTCTGTCTGGTGCTCATCATTTTGGGGGCCTTGCTATGGAGAACGCA CATAAAAGGCTGCATCACACCAAACATCCCACACCCAAAGGCAACTCTTGCACAAATGCACAGGGCAAGAGAG ggTCTTCCTTTCACTTTCAGTCCTGAGATATTCAGCGATGTTTTCATACACCGCGTGGATTACGTTGATGAAAAACCCTCTGATCCTGAGCTTGAGGACAGCCTGGACGAATGCTGCTATAGTCAAACCAGTTCCTCAAATGCATCAGTGAGTGAAATGGACATGAATGCAGAGGAACGGCTTCCAAAAGAGCAGTCCCACCTGAAAATTAGATTGTTAGATGAATCAGATTTGTCAAAAGGAAGAGAAAATAGTGGCTTTCAGGGTGTAACGGCCTCTCAACGAGAATGTAAAGACGAAGCCTATGTCACTATGTCCAGCCTCTTTAAAACACAATGA